GGGCCGATGGTCAGGTTGGGCACGTAGTGGTTGTCCATGACATCGAAGTGCACGAAGTCGGCACCGGCGGCCAACACCTTGTCCACCTCTTCACCCAGGCGGGCGAAATCGGCGGAGAGAATCGATGGAGCAATGACGAAGGGCTGCATGACGCACCTTTTTTGAGCTAAATCACGATGGCGCGCATTGTATACCTCATGCTTTGCCGCGCGCACCGTGACCTGGCTCAATGGCTAGTAGGCTGCCCGATAGATTTTCTCGATGTCGGCCGCGCTGAGCTTGCGCGGGTTGTTGCGCATCAGCCGCTCGATGCCCGCCGCTTCGATGGCCATGGCGGGAATGGCGTCCTCGGGAACGCCGAAGCTGCGCAGGCCCAGTGGAATCTCGACGGCGGTACACAGTTGCGTCATCGCCTCGACGGCCTGGTCGGCGGCAGCGTTGACACTCAAGCCGGTGACATTCACGCCCATGGCCTGGGCAATGTCCTGCATGCGCTCCACGCAAGCCAACTTGTTCCAGTGCATCACATAGGGCAGCAACAGCGCGTTACTCACGCCATGGGCGATATTGAACCGCCCGCCCAGCGGATAGGCCAGCGCATGCACTGCGCCGACCCCGGCGTTACCGAATGCCATGCCGGCCATCAGGCTGGCAGTGGCCATATCGTCGCGGGCCTGCAGGTTGGCCGGGTTGGCGTAGGCCTTGGGCAACGCATTGGCGATCAGCTTGATCGCGCCGATGGCCAGGGCGTCGGTGATCGGCGAAGCATTCAGCGACAGGTACGACTCGATGGCATGCACCAGCGCATCCACGCCACTGGCAGCGGTGACGCTGCGCGGGCAGGTCAGGGTCATTTGCGGGCTGATCAGCGCCACATCCGGCAGCAGGAAATCGCTGACGATGCCTTTTTTCAGCTGCGCGGCCTTGTCGGAGAGAATCGCCACATTGGTCACTTCCGAACCGGTGCCGGCTGTGGTGGGAATGGCGATCAGCGGCGGGCCCTTGCGCGGCACCTGGTCGACGCCGAACAAATCCGCCAGGGCGCCGTGGTAGCCGGCATAGGCGGCCACGCTTTTGGCGATATCGATGGCACTGCCGCCGCCCAGCCCGATCAGGCCGTCGTGACCGCCCTCGCGGTAAACGCGCATGCAGTCTTCGACGATGGCGATTTCCGGGTCGGGCAGCACGCGGTCGAAGATTTCATAGGGGCGTTCGCCCAGGTGTTCAAGCGCCAGCGCCACCGTGCCGGACTTGACCAGCGCTGCGTCGGTGACGATCAGCGGGTTGTCCACATCCAGGCGCGTGAGCTCAGCGGCCAGTTGCTCGATGGCACCGGCGCCGGTCAGCAGTTTGTGGGCGATCTTGAATGAGGAAGTACTCATGTGCGCGGCCTCTTATTGATAGATGGGCTGGCACAAGAGTAGCTGATGCAGAGGGGTTGTCTGCCATTCAGCGGCTGAATGGTCAGGTGGGCCAAAGCGGGCACGGTCAATGTGGGAGCTGGCTTGCCTGCAATGGCGGCGGTGAATTACACATCGCCATCGCAGGCAAGCCAGCTCCCACAGTTAACCGAGTCCGACCTTCAAACCTGGGCAGTACGTAGTTTCTCGCTTCGTCCGCGCAACCATTCCAGGGTCAGCAACAACAGCACCGAAAAGGCAATCAGCAAGGTCGCCGCCGCGGCAATCGTCGGGCTGAGGTTCTCGCGGATGCCGCTGAACATCTGGCGCGGCAAGGTGGCTTGTTCAGGGCCGGCGAGGAACAGGGTCACCACCACTTCATCGAACGAAGTGGCAAAGGCAAACAGCGCGCCGGAGATCA
Above is a genomic segment from Pseudomonas azadiae containing:
- a CDS encoding iron-containing alcohol dehydrogenase; the encoded protein is MSTSSFKIAHKLLTGAGAIEQLAAELTRLDVDNPLIVTDAALVKSGTVALALEHLGERPYEIFDRVLPDPEIAIVEDCMRVYREGGHDGLIGLGGGSAIDIAKSVAAYAGYHGALADLFGVDQVPRKGPPLIAIPTTAGTGSEVTNVAILSDKAAQLKKGIVSDFLLPDVALISPQMTLTCPRSVTAASGVDALVHAIESYLSLNASPITDALAIGAIKLIANALPKAYANPANLQARDDMATASLMAGMAFGNAGVGAVHALAYPLGGRFNIAHGVSNALLLPYVMHWNKLACVERMQDIAQAMGVNVTGLSVNAAADQAVEAMTQLCTAVEIPLGLRSFGVPEDAIPAMAIEAAGIERLMRNNPRKLSAADIEKIYRAAY